In Desulfobacterales bacterium, the sequence CATGATGGTCTTGGCGATCTTGTGCTGTACGCGGGTTAGGCGATATGTCTAAATTTCCTGTTTTTAGACAGTTGCATCTATTATTTGAGTTTGAATGTTTGGATTAAGTGCCACGTTGTGGGTGAACATATTAAATAACTGTGGTTGTAATACAAATCTCCATCCACCATTTCGATAATAGAGAAAATTAAAGGCGTTGGGTGCAGGCATCTGCTGATTAACATCCCCATAGTCGTCAAAAGTTATGAAAGACACAATTTGTTGGCCCTGATTGTGTATAAGTTGATTTATGTTTTGATTGCCGGGATGCTGATTGTGATAAATTCTAATCATACCCGGCCCCAACGGAGAGCCTGTTACTACAAGCGCACACCCGTTCATTGCGGCGGTAAATACAAACCTGTACGGTGGATTGATTCTCGGAACATCAACAAATCCCGGAAGCACGTTACCTTGTATAAAAGGGCACCAATAGGCATGGATTGGCGGATCGTCATGAAGAACATTTCCCACCGGAGTTAACGTGACTTGAGGTGTCTGCCCGTCACCCTGTAAGTCAAATGCTCCCTGTTTAGCATTGTTAAGTATCAAAGCCTGCATTTGATGCGCTTGGTTCGCTTGATCACGCATAAACCAAGCCACGCCATTAATGGCCCGTTGTCTGATGTACCATACCGGGTCAGCTCTGAATAGTGTGTTGTGTCCGTTCATAACAACCTCTGCTGCTTGGATGTGGCGCCTGACAAATAGCGTTTATTCATTATTCCGCATGAAAAGCCAGCTTCTATCCAGGGTCGGAGCAGCTATTATATCGATATTTCATCAAATGTGTTTAAAATAGGGGTTGGTCATAACATCGGCCATATAGCCCCGGCTTAATTTTACTTAATATCGAAATGGATGAGAAAAATAGGTAGACAAAAATAGCCCGATCTGAGAATAGACAATTCGCTAAAACAACCCATTCAATGAGAGGAACAACACTCAACCATACCGGGCTATGAACTCTAAATACGACGATTTTTTTTAAAAAGCAAATTCCAAAATTAGTTGGCCAAAAGAAAAAAAGGGACAGGTAAGTTATGCAATCAATCCATCGATGTTCTGCGTATCAAGCGAAGCGTGCGGTGAACAGGTGGAGAAAAAGGGTCAAGTCTGCCTTTGACTCTTATTGATTTTGAGCAAGGGTCAAAGGCAGACTTGACCCCTTTTCTTTTTTGTTCATTGAATACTACCTTTAACCGTTAACGGCATAACGCTGCTAATCAGGCGCGCGGCTTTTTGGTCGGCTGGATTAGCCTGTTCGGCCTTTCTATGATTAAAAAATATCAGCATCAAGTCCCATTGCCTTGGCACGTGCTTTCCATTGTTCCCGCGCTAGAGCTCGCAGGTCTTCAACAGCGTCTGTTTCATCCATAATTTCCATGCCCATAAGCGTCTCGATTAAATCTTCTAATGTCACCAGCCCATCAGTCCCTCCATGCTCATTGATGACTATAGCGATGTGCTGGCGATCTTTGAGTAACTGCTCCAACAATAATGTCAACGATACCGAATCCGGAACAGCAAGTATTTCACGCTTCAGTGTATTGAGTTTTTTATCGCCTTGCTTCTGCGCGGCGTTAATCAGTACATCCTCTTTAAGTACAAAACCAGTTATGTCGTCAATATGCGTCGTGTAGAGCGGCAGACGTGAAAAAGGAGTTTGGGTAACTTGTTTCAACGAATCGATAATCTTCATGTCCTCGGGCAATGCCGAGATTACAGTACGTGGTGTCATGATATCGTCCACTTTTAACGACTCGAATCGCAATAAATTTCGGATAACCCTTGATTCCTTATCTCGAATATGCCCCGTCTCTACTCCTACCTGAGCCATGGCGATGAATTCGTCTCTACTGAAAATGTGAATATCTTTTCCGTGTGAAATGAACTTTGTCAGTCTCTTCGATATCCACACAATTGGATAAAAGACCACAATCAGAGTGTTTACAAAATACGAAATTGGATCTACAAGTATTGGCCACCAGACGGTGCCTAAAGTCTTAGGCACGATTTCGGAAAGAAAAAGGATCAAAAGCGTCATGGTAGCCGAAAACAGGCCAAACCATGCGCTTCCAAATACGACTGTCGCTTTGGCCCCAGCACCGATCGCGCCAACAGTATGCGCAATAGTGTTTAATGTCAAAATGGCAGCAAGTGATTGGTCAACATTATCTTGCCTCAGTCGTGTCAAAAGGGCTGCATGCTTTGGCCGTTTTTCCTTCTGTCCTTCGATATATGAAGGCGTAATGCTTAAGAGTACCGCCTCCGCTACTGAGCAGAGAAATGAAAAGACCAATGCCAGTAGCACATATATTATCAACAGCAGACCATCAGTGTTCATATCATTAAGGCCTCTTTCGTGAGAACTCTCTAAGTCAACGTCATGAGCTGAGATAGCCAATACCAGTGGACTATCAGGTGTCAATACCGTGGCAAAAGTCCAGGTCGATCATTCTAATAACAATCTCATAGGAATTGCCTGTTTGCTTATTACATGACCGAACGGGGAGCTCAGCCGGCCGGGGCATATAGCCGAGCAGGTTG encodes:
- a CDS encoding hemolysin family protein, producing MNTDGLLLIIYVLLALVFSFLCSVAEAVLLSITPSYIEGQKEKRPKHAALLTRLRQDNVDQSLAAILTLNTIAHTVGAIGAGAKATVVFGSAWFGLFSATMTLLILFLSEIVPKTLGTVWWPILVDPISYFVNTLIVVFYPIVWISKRLTKFISHGKDIHIFSRDEFIAMAQVGVETGHIRDKESRVIRNLLRFESLKVDDIMTPRTVISALPEDMKIIDSLKQVTQTPFSRLPLYTTHIDDITGFVLKEDVLINAAQKQGDKKLNTLKREILAVPDSVSLTLLLEQLLKDRQHIAIVINEHGGTDGLVTLEDLIETLMGMEIMDETDAVEDLRALAREQWKARAKAMGLDADIF